A genomic segment from Pseudoxanthomonas sp. CF385 encodes:
- the lptF gene encoding LPS export ABC transporter permease LptF, whose amino-acid sequence MPKLDRYLFREFTQSFLATLIILLMVSVGGVMADLLGDVADGKVPARLLLSQLGLQFLNYMPYIIPLALMLGLLLAFSRLYRDSEMAVLTATGIGPRRLLRPLLMLVVPVVVLVGACSLWLGPWALRTAHAMLDHANRSLVVSGLDAGKFTVLSSGAVVYVSALSPDGTGLSKVFMHRSKDGRIDVVTAKSGQMFFEGERNRYLRLDDGFRVEGPDAAGLDYRLIRYRSNEVALPDRADTLDKDDPELLPTPQLLADPRPEAHAQIHARLTPPLLALAFALLTLPLSRSSPRQARYGRVMLGFLAYLVGVSLMFNGTQLLADGKLPGLVGLWWLTLPLLAVAIWLYLRDGTLSRPRRRA is encoded by the coding sequence ATGCCGAAGCTGGACCGCTACCTCTTCCGGGAATTCACCCAGAGCTTCCTGGCCACCCTGATCATCCTGCTGATGGTCAGCGTGGGCGGCGTGATGGCGGACCTGCTGGGCGACGTGGCCGACGGCAAGGTGCCGGCACGCCTGCTGCTGTCGCAGCTGGGCCTGCAATTCCTGAACTACATGCCCTACATCATCCCGCTGGCGCTGATGCTGGGGTTGCTGCTGGCGTTCTCGCGCCTGTACCGGGATTCGGAGATGGCTGTGCTGACGGCGACCGGCATCGGCCCGCGCCGGCTGCTGCGCCCGCTGCTGATGCTGGTGGTGCCCGTCGTCGTCCTGGTGGGTGCCTGCTCGCTGTGGCTGGGCCCATGGGCGCTGCGCACGGCCCACGCGATGCTGGACCACGCCAACCGAAGCCTGGTCGTTTCCGGCCTGGATGCCGGCAAGTTCACGGTGCTGTCGAGCGGCGCCGTCGTCTACGTGAGCGCGCTGTCGCCGGACGGCACCGGGCTGAGCAAGGTGTTCATGCACCGCTCGAAGGACGGCCGCATCGACGTGGTGACGGCCAAATCCGGGCAGATGTTCTTCGAGGGCGAGCGCAACCGCTACCTGCGCCTGGACGACGGTTTCCGCGTCGAGGGACCCGATGCCGCGGGCCTGGATTACCGGCTGATCCGCTACCGGTCCAATGAAGTCGCCCTGCCGGACCGGGCCGACACGCTGGACAAGGACGATCCCGAACTGCTGCCCACCCCGCAGCTGCTGGCCGATCCGCGCCCGGAAGCCCATGCCCAGATCCATGCCCGCCTGACGCCGCCGCTGCTGGCGCTGGCGTTCGCCCTGCTGACCCTGCCGCTGTCGCGCAGTTCGCCGCGCCAGGCCCGTTACGGGCGGGTGATGCTGGGCTTCCTGGCTTACCTGGTCGGCGTCAGCCTGATGTTCAACGGCACCCAGCTGCTGGCCGACGGCAAGCTGCCGGGCCTGGTCGGCCTGTGGTGGCTGACGCTGCCGCTGCTGGCGGTCGCGATCTGGTTGTATCTGCGCGACGGCACGCTTTCCCGCCCGCGGAGGCGCGCATGA
- the rimI gene encoding ribosomal protein S18-alanine N-acetyltransferase has translation MREADLDAVLAIEQRGYPFPWTRGIFRDCLKAGYPSWVLTEHGLVIGYGLLSIAADEAHVLNICIAPERQGRGLGRYLLRALVKIARDLRAQRVFLEVRPSNPGAIALYHSEGFNEIGRRPRYYPARDGREDALVMAIELVADDITTMPPL, from the coding sequence ATGCGCGAGGCCGACCTGGATGCCGTGCTGGCGATCGAGCAGCGGGGCTATCCCTTCCCGTGGACACGCGGCATCTTCCGCGACTGCCTGAAGGCCGGCTATCCCTCGTGGGTGCTCACCGAACACGGCTTGGTGATCGGCTACGGTCTGTTGAGCATCGCCGCCGACGAAGCGCACGTGCTGAACATCTGCATCGCGCCGGAGCGCCAGGGGCGCGGGCTGGGCCGCTACCTGCTGCGTGCACTGGTGAAGATCGCCCGCGACCTGAGAGCGCAGCGTGTGTTCCTGGAAGTGCGTCCGTCCAACCCGGGTGCGATCGCGCTGTACCACAGTGAAGGCTTCAACGAGATCGGCCGCCGCCCGCGTTATTACCCGGCCCGCGACGGCCGCGAGGACGCGTTGGTGATGGCGATCGAACTGGTCGCCGACGACATCACCACGATGCCTCCGCTGTAG
- a CDS encoding DNA polymerase III subunit chi, producing MARADFYLIAKPRFLEEPLKLVCELVRKAYDSNQWTLVLARDAAQAEELDELLWEFDPDAYIPHQIAGDEEDELTPVLIATPDVDVPARALVINLRDDAFAGACERVLEVVPADPSAREPLRERWKQYKARGFEVNKHDM from the coding sequence ATGGCCCGTGCCGACTTCTACCTGATCGCCAAGCCGCGCTTCCTCGAAGAACCGCTCAAGCTGGTCTGCGAGCTGGTCCGCAAGGCCTACGACAGCAACCAGTGGACGCTGGTGCTGGCGCGCGACGCCGCACAGGCCGAGGAACTGGATGAGTTGTTGTGGGAGTTCGATCCGGACGCCTACATCCCGCACCAGATCGCCGGCGACGAAGAGGACGAGCTGACGCCCGTGCTGATCGCCACGCCGGACGTCGATGTGCCGGCGCGCGCGCTGGTGATCAACCTGCGCGACGACGCCTTCGCCGGCGCGTGCGAGCGTGTGCTGGAAGTGGTGCCCGCCGACCCGTCCGCGCGCGAGCCGCTGCGCGAGCGCTGGAAGCAGTACAAGGCGCGCGGCTTTGAAGTGAACAAGCACGATATGTAG
- a CDS encoding valine--tRNA ligase, translated as MTDLASSYDPKSFESRLYAQWEAAGYFKPSGTGQPYTVLLPPPNVTGTLHMGHAFQHTLMDALVRYHRMRGYDTLWQMGTDHAGIATEMVVSRNLAQEGKGETRDSLGRDGFIAKVWEWKAQSGDTIERQMRRMGASGDWSRSTFTMDDAASTAVIEAFVRWHEQGLIYRGQRLVNWDPVLKTAISDLEVENVEEDGFLWSIEYPLADGSGALVVATTRPETMLGDTAVMVHPEDERYAHLIGKAVKLPLTDREIPVIADDYVDREFGTGVVKVTPAHDFNDYQVGLRHDLPLINLLTPTAAINENAPEKYRGLDRYEARKVVLADLEDLGLLVETKPHKLQVPRGDRTNQVIEPYLTDQWFVKMDGLAKRGLELVESGEVKFVPPNWINTYRHWMENIQDWCISRQLWWGHRIPAWFDADGTCYVGRDEAEARAKAGLSADVVLTQDSDVLETWFSSQLWPFSTMGWPDTQAMAARGFDRYLPSSVLVTGFDIIFFWVARMVMATDSFVGQVPFRDVYMTGLIRDKDGQKMSKSKGNVLDPLDIIDGISLEDLVAKRTGGLMQPKMAEKIEKATRKEFPDGIVPHGADALRFTIAALATHGRDIKFDMGRAEGYKNFCNKLWNATRFVLMNTDGFTATGVPQPTTDAEKWILSRLAKVTAEAETQFAGYRFDLLSQALYEFAWNEFCDWFVELAKPALNGTDAAAAASTRHTLLYVLESLLRLLHPLTPFVTEELWQQVAPKLGLEGGTISLRPYPAAADVAGHDFAQADADVEWLKTMVSTLRRVRSELNVSPGKTVRLLLQDGTDNDRVRIARFSPSLSFLLKLDEIAWLDAGAEAPASAAAVVGELKLLVPLEGLVDLDAERARLDKEIARVAGEKDKSEAKLAKFTDKVPAAVVEQERQRLVEWSHQLAALHGQRAKL; from the coding sequence ATGACCGACCTCGCCTCCAGCTACGACCCGAAATCCTTCGAATCCCGCCTGTACGCGCAGTGGGAAGCCGCCGGCTACTTCAAGCCCAGCGGCACGGGCCAGCCGTACACCGTGCTGCTGCCGCCGCCGAACGTCACCGGCACGCTTCACATGGGGCATGCGTTCCAGCACACGCTGATGGACGCGCTGGTGCGCTACCACCGCATGCGCGGCTACGACACGCTGTGGCAGATGGGTACCGACCACGCGGGCATCGCGACGGAAATGGTCGTCAGCCGCAACCTGGCGCAGGAAGGCAAGGGCGAGACCCGCGATTCGCTGGGGCGCGACGGCTTCATCGCCAAGGTGTGGGAATGGAAAGCGCAGTCCGGCGACACCATCGAGCGGCAGATGCGCCGCATGGGTGCGTCCGGCGACTGGTCGCGCAGCACCTTCACCATGGACGACGCCGCCTCGACCGCGGTCATCGAAGCCTTCGTGCGCTGGCACGAACAGGGCCTGATCTACCGCGGCCAGCGCCTGGTCAACTGGGACCCGGTACTGAAGACCGCGATCTCGGACCTGGAAGTGGAGAACGTCGAGGAAGACGGTTTCCTGTGGTCGATCGAGTACCCGCTGGCCGACGGCAGCGGCGCGCTGGTGGTCGCGACGACGCGTCCGGAAACCATGCTCGGCGACACCGCCGTGATGGTGCATCCGGAAGACGAGCGCTACGCGCACCTGATCGGCAAGGCGGTGAAGCTGCCGCTGACCGACCGCGAGATTCCCGTCATCGCCGACGATTACGTCGACCGCGAGTTCGGCACCGGCGTGGTCAAGGTCACGCCCGCGCACGACTTCAACGACTACCAGGTGGGCCTGCGCCACGATCTGCCCCTGATCAACCTGCTGACGCCGACCGCGGCAATCAACGAGAACGCGCCGGAGAAATACCGCGGCCTGGACCGCTACGAAGCGCGCAAGGTCGTGTTGGCGGATCTCGAGGACCTCGGCCTGCTGGTCGAGACCAAGCCGCACAAGCTGCAGGTGCCGCGCGGCGACCGCACCAACCAGGTGATCGAGCCTTACCTGACCGACCAGTGGTTTGTGAAGATGGACGGGCTGGCCAAGCGCGGCCTTGAGCTCGTGGAGTCGGGCGAAGTGAAGTTCGTCCCGCCGAACTGGATCAACACCTACCGCCATTGGATGGAGAACATCCAGGACTGGTGCATCAGCCGCCAGCTCTGGTGGGGCCACCGCATCCCGGCGTGGTTCGATGCCGATGGCACCTGCTACGTCGGTCGCGACGAAGCCGAGGCGCGCGCGAAGGCCGGCCTGTCCGCCGACGTCGTGCTCACGCAGGACAGCGACGTGCTGGAAACCTGGTTCTCCTCGCAGCTGTGGCCGTTCAGCACGATGGGCTGGCCGGACACGCAGGCGATGGCCGCGCGCGGCTTCGACCGCTACCTGCCGTCGTCGGTGCTGGTCACCGGCTTCGACATCATCTTCTTCTGGGTCGCGCGCATGGTGATGGCCACCGACAGCTTCGTCGGCCAGGTACCGTTCCGCGACGTCTACATGACCGGGCTGATCCGCGACAAGGACGGCCAGAAGATGTCCAAATCGAAGGGCAACGTGCTCGACCCGCTCGACATCATCGACGGCATCTCGCTGGAGGACCTGGTCGCCAAGCGCACCGGCGGCCTGATGCAGCCGAAGATGGCCGAGAAGATCGAGAAGGCCACGCGCAAGGAATTCCCCGACGGCATCGTGCCGCACGGCGCCGACGCGCTGCGCTTCACCATCGCCGCGCTGGCGACGCACGGCCGCGACATCAAGTTCGACATGGGCCGCGCCGAGGGCTACAAGAACTTCTGCAACAAGTTGTGGAACGCCACCCGCTTCGTGCTGATGAACACCGACGGCTTCACCGCCACCGGCGTACCGCAACCGACGACCGATGCGGAGAAGTGGATCCTGTCGCGTCTGGCCAAGGTCACCGCCGAGGCCGAGACGCAGTTCGCCGGTTACCGCTTCGACCTGCTGTCGCAGGCGCTGTACGAGTTCGCGTGGAACGAGTTCTGCGACTGGTTCGTCGAACTGGCCAAGCCCGCGCTCAACGGCACCGACGCCGCGGCCGCCGCCAGCACGCGCCACACCCTGCTGTACGTGCTGGAGTCGCTGCTGCGCCTGCTGCACCCGCTGACCCCGTTCGTCACTGAGGAACTGTGGCAGCAGGTCGCGCCGAAGCTGGGCCTCGAGGGCGGCACCATCTCGCTGCGACCCTACCCCGCCGCTGCCGACGTTGCGGGTCATGACTTCGCGCAGGCCGACGCCGACGTGGAGTGGCTGAAGACGATGGTCTCCACGCTGCGTCGCGTGCGCAGCGAGCTCAACGTCTCGCCGGGCAAGACGGTCCGCCTGCTGTTGCAGGACGGCACCGACAACGACCGCGTCCGCATCGCGCGCTTCTCGCCGTCGCTGTCGTTCCTGCTGAAGCTGGACGAGATCGCGTGGCTCGACGCCGGCGCCGAAGCGCCCGCCTCCGCCGCAGCGGTGGTCGGCGAGCTGAAACTGCTGGTCCCGCTGGAGGGCCTGGTCGATCTGGACGCCGAGCGCGCACGCCTGGACAAGGAGATCGCGCGCGTGGCCGGCGAGAAGGACAAGAGCGAAGCCAAGCTGGCCAAGTTCACCGACAAGGTGCCCGCCGCGGTGGTCGAGCAGGAGCGCCAGCGCCTGGTCGAATGGAGCCACCAGCTCGCCGCCCTGCACGGCCAGCGCGCGAAGCTCTGA
- a CDS encoding leucyl aminopeptidase, translating into MTLEFTLNHEAPAQAGVDCVVVGAYADKSLTPAAQAVDAASGGKLSALVQRGDVGGKTGKTTLLHDLPGVTAPRVLVVGLGEAAKFGVAQYLKAVGDAARTLKIGPVKTALFTLSEVDVKEHDAAWKIRQAVIAADHACYRYTATLGKKKNDDPGLTQFAVSGDDAQALAQGVAIAAGVQVTRELGNLPPNICNPVYLAEQAEKYAGETGAEAEILDEAQMDALGMGSLLAVARGSANRPRLIVLKWNGGGDAKPYVLVGKGITFDTGGVNLKTQGGIEEMKYDMLGAGSVIGTFVAAAKMKLPLNLVVVVPAVENAIDGNAYRPSDVITSMSGKTIEVGNTDAEGRLILCDALTYAERFKPAALVDVATLTGACIVALGRYASGLMSKHDDLSSELLGAGETVFDRAWRLPLWDEYQTQLESSFADVYNIGGRWAGAITAGCFLARFTEGQRWAHLDIAGVSNDEGKRGMATGRPVGLLSQWLLDRVA; encoded by the coding sequence ATGACGCTGGAATTCACCCTGAACCACGAAGCCCCCGCCCAGGCCGGCGTCGACTGCGTCGTGGTCGGCGCCTACGCCGACAAGAGCCTGACGCCGGCGGCCCAGGCCGTGGACGCGGCCAGCGGTGGCAAGCTCTCGGCCCTGGTCCAGCGCGGCGATGTCGGCGGCAAGACCGGCAAGACCACCCTGCTGCACGACCTGCCCGGCGTGACCGCGCCGCGCGTGCTGGTCGTGGGCCTGGGCGAGGCCGCCAAGTTCGGCGTCGCGCAGTATCTGAAGGCCGTGGGCGATGCCGCCCGCACCCTGAAGATCGGTCCGGTGAAGACCGCGCTGTTCACTCTGTCCGAAGTGGATGTGAAGGAGCATGATGCCGCGTGGAAGATCCGCCAGGCCGTCATCGCCGCGGACCACGCCTGCTACCGCTACACGGCCACGCTGGGCAAGAAGAAGAACGATGACCCGGGCCTGACCCAGTTCGCCGTCAGCGGCGACGATGCGCAGGCCCTCGCGCAGGGCGTGGCGATCGCCGCCGGCGTGCAGGTCACCCGCGAGCTGGGCAACCTGCCGCCGAACATCTGCAACCCGGTCTACCTGGCCGAGCAGGCCGAGAAGTACGCCGGCGAGACCGGCGCCGAGGCCGAGATCCTCGACGAAGCGCAGATGGACGCGCTCGGCATGGGCTCGCTGCTGGCGGTGGCTCGCGGCTCGGCCAATCGTCCGCGCCTGATCGTGCTGAAGTGGAACGGCGGCGGCGACGCCAAGCCGTACGTGCTGGTCGGCAAGGGCATCACCTTCGACACCGGCGGCGTCAACCTGAAGACCCAGGGCGGCATCGAGGAAATGAAGTACGACATGCTCGGCGCGGGCAGCGTCATCGGCACTTTCGTGGCCGCCGCGAAGATGAAGCTGCCGCTCAACCTGGTGGTCGTGGTGCCGGCGGTGGAGAACGCCATCGACGGCAACGCCTATCGTCCGTCCGACGTCATCACCAGCATGTCCGGCAAGACCATCGAAGTCGGCAACACCGATGCCGAGGGTCGCCTGATCCTGTGCGACGCCCTCACCTACGCCGAGCGCTTCAAGCCCGCCGCGCTGGTCGACGTGGCCACGTTGACCGGCGCGTGCATCGTCGCGCTGGGCCGCTACGCCAGCGGCCTGATGAGCAAGCACGACGACCTCAGCAGCGAACTGCTGGGCGCCGGCGAGACCGTGTTCGACCGCGCCTGGCGCCTGCCGCTGTGGGACGAGTATCAGACCCAGCTGGAATCCAGCTTCGCCGACGTCTACAACATCGGCGGCCGCTGGGCCGGCGCGATCACCGCCGGCTGCTTCCTCGCGCGCTTCACCGAAGGCCAGCGCTGGGCGCACCTGGACATCGCCGGCGTCTCCAACGACGAGGGCAAGCGCGGCATGGCCACCGGTCGCCCGGTCGGCCTGCTGAGCCAGTGGCTGCTGGACCGCGTCGCCTGA
- a CDS encoding RDD family protein, translated as MTDAAAVAEKPRALIVWRLLSLLYDVWPVLAMWFVVAVPFVLVDVAASGNVRHNVEPFSLLAWLEWGSCWLVTGLYAVLSWRRGGQTLGMRPWRLKVVAADGTAPTLGALWRRFALATLSTLAGGLGFWWGWVDRDRLTFHDRFSGTRMIRLPKRR; from the coding sequence ATGACCGATGCCGCTGCCGTTGCCGAAAAACCCCGCGCACTGATCGTGTGGCGCCTGCTGTCGCTGCTGTACGACGTGTGGCCTGTGCTGGCGATGTGGTTCGTCGTCGCCGTTCCGTTCGTGCTGGTCGACGTGGCCGCCAGCGGCAACGTCCGCCACAACGTCGAGCCCTTCAGCCTGTTGGCCTGGCTGGAATGGGGCAGCTGCTGGCTGGTCACCGGCCTCTATGCCGTGCTCAGCTGGCGGCGCGGCGGGCAGACGCTGGGCATGCGCCCGTGGCGCCTGAAAGTGGTGGCCGCCGACGGCACGGCGCCCACGCTGGGCGCCCTGTGGCGCCGGTTCGCGCTGGCGACCCTGTCGACGCTCGCGGGTGGCCTGGGATTCTGGTGGGGTTGGGTCGATCGCGACCGCCTGACCTTCCACGATCGCTTCAGCGGCACCCGCATGATCCGGCTGCCGAAGCGTCGCTGA
- a CDS encoding DsbC family protein, which yields MTRLITAALLGALSLTACAQAPQPDAAAAKPAAAKPASAASAASGSADDRARAAIAKLNPRAKVEYVGAAPLPGFREVIAGGQLLYVSDDGRYLMQGAVLDLEQQEDLMQNSPALAGYRSKLIATIPKSERIVFAPPNAKYTVTVFTDIECGYCRKLHGEIGELNRQGIAVEYLAFPRMGLGSQDHKDMISVWCSPDRKRALTDAKAGKPVASRDCKNPVTMEFDVGQRIGVSGTPAIYSTEGVQLGGYLPPAALRAKLDELAAKKAPAAAGGAAP from the coding sequence ATGACCCGCCTGATCACCGCCGCCCTGCTGGGTGCCCTCAGCCTGACCGCCTGTGCGCAGGCGCCGCAGCCGGATGCCGCCGCGGCCAAACCTGCCGCGGCCAAGCCCGCCTCCGCCGCCTCGGCCGCCAGCGGTTCGGCGGATGACCGCGCCCGCGCCGCGATCGCCAAGCTCAACCCGCGCGCGAAGGTGGAATACGTCGGCGCCGCGCCGCTGCCCGGTTTCCGCGAAGTCATCGCCGGCGGGCAGCTGCTGTACGTCAGCGACGACGGCCGCTATCTGATGCAGGGCGCCGTGCTGGACCTGGAGCAGCAGGAAGACCTGATGCAGAACAGCCCCGCGCTGGCCGGGTACCGCAGCAAGCTGATCGCCACCATTCCGAAGTCCGAGCGCATCGTGTTCGCACCGCCGAACGCGAAGTACACGGTCACCGTCTTCACCGACATCGAATGCGGCTACTGCCGCAAGCTGCACGGCGAGATCGGCGAGCTGAACCGCCAGGGCATCGCGGTCGAGTACCTCGCCTTCCCGCGCATGGGCCTGGGCAGCCAGGACCACAAGGACATGATCTCGGTGTGGTGCTCGCCCGACCGCAAGCGCGCGCTGACCGACGCCAAGGCCGGCAAGCCGGTCGCGTCGCGCGACTGCAAGAACCCGGTGACGATGGAATTCGACGTGGGCCAGCGCATCGGCGTCAGCGGCACCCCGGCGATCTACTCGACCGAAGGCGTCCAACTGGGCGGCTACTTGCCCCCGGCCGCCCTGCGGGCCAAGCTCGACGAGCTGGCGGCCAAGAAGGCCCCGGCGGCGGCCGGCGGCGCCGCCCCGTGA
- the lptG gene encoding LPS export ABC transporter permease LptG, protein MRLTPRLHDIYIGQVVLVTVLLTWAVLVGLDVVMALSGEVSDLGQGNYTFGHAVAWVLYTVPRRAYTMFPTAAVIGSLMGLGQLAASSELTALRALGLSRRRLSISVAAALAILTALMVFSGETLGPWGQRQADVLKMSARTGNVAMDRYSGLWAREGNTFLYAQSGEEKDQGGGKVALQLRDVRMYELAEDGRLASIAHAATAEHLDGYWLLKNVRRTTFNERSATQTTVLGERWESELDAAVLSSSLVRARNMPSHELSQNIEYRKRNGLDARDYEDQYWGRWFYPLNVLALCLAAIPFAFGSLRSGGMGKRLFLGIVFAVGFWALQTMFVRLAGAFRLDYRIAYAVPPLALLAISWVMFGRRSR, encoded by the coding sequence ATGAGGCTCACCCCGCGCCTGCACGACATCTACATCGGCCAGGTCGTCCTGGTCACGGTGCTGCTGACCTGGGCGGTGCTGGTGGGCCTGGACGTGGTGATGGCGCTGTCGGGCGAGGTCAGCGACCTAGGGCAGGGCAACTACACCTTCGGCCATGCCGTGGCCTGGGTGCTGTACACCGTGCCGCGCCGCGCCTACACGATGTTCCCGACCGCGGCGGTGATCGGTTCGCTGATGGGTCTGGGCCAATTGGCCGCGAGTTCCGAACTGACCGCACTGCGCGCGCTGGGCCTGTCGCGCCGGCGGCTGAGCATCTCCGTGGCCGCGGCCCTGGCCATCCTGACCGCCCTGATGGTGTTCAGCGGCGAGACCCTGGGCCCCTGGGGCCAACGCCAGGCGGACGTGCTGAAGATGAGCGCCCGCACCGGCAACGTGGCGATGGACCGGTATTCCGGCCTGTGGGCGCGCGAAGGCAATACCTTCCTGTACGCGCAGAGCGGCGAAGAGAAGGACCAGGGCGGCGGCAAGGTCGCGCTGCAGCTGCGCGACGTGCGCATGTATGAGCTGGCCGAAGACGGCCGCCTGGCGTCGATCGCGCACGCGGCCACGGCCGAGCACCTGGACGGCTACTGGCTGCTGAAGAACGTGCGCCGCACCACCTTCAACGAGCGTTCGGCCACCCAGACCACGGTACTGGGCGAGCGCTGGGAATCGGAGCTGGACGCGGCCGTGCTGTCGTCCAGCCTGGTGCGCGCGCGCAACATGCCCAGCCACGAGCTGAGCCAGAACATCGAGTACCGCAAGCGCAACGGCCTGGACGCGCGCGACTACGAAGACCAGTACTGGGGCCGGTGGTTCTACCCGCTCAACGTGCTGGCGCTGTGCTTGGCCGCGATCCCGTTCGCCTTCGGCAGCCTGCGCAGCGGCGGCATGGGCAAGCGCCTGTTCCTCGGCATCGTGTTCGCGGTCGGCTTCTGGGCGCTGCAGACGATGTTCGTGCGGCTGGCCGGCGCGTTCCGCCTCGACTACCGCATCGCGTACGCGGTCCCGCCGCTGGCGCTGCTGGCGATCTCGTGGGTCATGTTCGGCCGACGAAGCCGGTAG
- the xerD gene encoding site-specific tyrosine recombinase XerD → MTARTPAERRQQAHALPPVPTEDAAAIAAFLDAIWAESGLARPTLDSYRRDLEGFARWRNGREGGLSASDRAGLFDYLAWRTREGYSPRSNARLLSALRAFFAHRLRLGLRRDDPTALLDPPRLPRSLPKALSETEIDALLAAPDTDAPLGLRDRAMLELMYAAGLRVSELVNLPSNAVNLRQGVLRVTGKGSKERLVPLGEESQHWLETYLARARPVLAGKRSLPSLFLEADGEPPTRQRFWSLVKRHAGTAGIDPVRISPHGLRHSFATHLLNHGADLRALQLLLGHSSLSTTQIYTLVAREHLKQLHGRHHPRA, encoded by the coding sequence ATGACTGCACGCACCCCCGCCGAACGCCGCCAGCAGGCCCATGCGTTACCGCCCGTGCCGACGGAAGACGCGGCCGCGATCGCCGCCTTCCTCGATGCGATCTGGGCCGAAAGCGGACTGGCGCGTCCCACGCTGGACAGTTACCGGCGCGATCTGGAGGGCTTCGCGCGCTGGCGCAACGGACGCGAGGGCGGCCTGTCCGCGAGCGACCGCGCCGGCCTGTTCGACTACCTGGCGTGGCGGACGCGCGAAGGCTATTCGCCGCGCAGCAACGCACGCCTGCTGTCGGCGTTGCGCGCGTTCTTCGCCCATCGGTTGCGCCTGGGCCTGCGGCGCGACGACCCCACCGCGCTGCTCGATCCGCCGCGCCTGCCGCGCTCGTTGCCGAAGGCGCTGTCCGAGACCGAGATCGACGCGTTGCTGGCCGCGCCCGACACGGATGCGCCGTTGGGCCTGCGCGACCGCGCCATGCTGGAGCTGATGTACGCCGCGGGCCTGCGCGTCAGCGAACTGGTCAACCTGCCGTCGAACGCGGTGAACCTGCGTCAGGGCGTGCTGCGGGTGACCGGGAAGGGCAGCAAGGAACGGCTGGTCCCGCTGGGCGAAGAATCCCAGCACTGGCTCGAGACCTACCTCGCCCGCGCGCGGCCGGTGCTCGCCGGCAAACGCAGCCTGCCGTCGCTGTTCCTGGAGGCGGACGGCGAGCCGCCGACGCGCCAGCGCTTCTGGTCGTTGGTCAAGCGGCATGCGGGCACCGCCGGCATCGACCCGGTCCGGATCAGTCCGCATGGCCTTCGGCACAGTTTCGCCACCCACCTGCTGAACCACGGCGCCGATCTGCGTGCCCTGCAACTGCTGCTGGGGCACAGCTCGCTGTCGACCACCCAGATCTACACGCTGGTGGCGCGCGAGCACCTCAAGCAGCTGCATGGACGGCACCATCCACGCGCTTGA